The nucleotide window TCGATCCGACTTGGATGGGTCCGACTGGATGCATCTGTGTCGAACCGCCCTACAAGAGGTCAAAGACATTCGGAGGTGCTAAAGTGGTCGCAATTTGACGGGTGGATTGAAGCTTGGATGAAGAGATGTGGCGAACCAAACTCTTTCACGATTTCACCCAAACGAGGGATAAACGGTATCCCACACCTGCCACCATAGATGGGAAGACTATGTTTCTTAGCTGGCTATACCTTCCTCAGTCCTCAATCAGTCCTGCTGGTGTTTTTTGATTTACTCTAAAACATTCTGATTTCATCTGCGGAATCTCGACTTGAGATAGTTGAGCAAGACATCAAAGGAAAATTCTAATAGCCAAGAAGTTTCCAGCCACTAGAAAGTTTCGCAATGGGGAGAAAGGTAGCCAATTCAGGATCGACGAGATTTCAAATTAGGGTGATAGACCATTTAAAAAGTGGGGTCTGGAACTCCGATCTCGAAATGAATGTGATGGTGATGACTTAGTTCGGACGTACACAGACTTTCCTTAATAAGGACGGAATCGTTGAAGAAAATTCGGTCTTTTCGAACGAGCGGTTGGGCTCGGAGCGCATTCAAGATTGCTCTAGCCGCATCGCGATCGTATTGATCATTTTTCCAATTCGGAAGGGAATACCCACCTCCCTTACGAGGTAAGTAAATATCACAGGCGTTGCCACACTCATGACCATAGTGGTCTGGAGTATTTCCACCATGAATCAAACTTACATCGTTGATTGGAATGGGGGCAATGCTTGGATTGCCTCGGCGATGATTCTGCTCGTAATGTAGTCCCGCTGCTACAATCGTTTCGGATAGCCAGCTCGTGCCGAAATCGTGGTCATCCGATTTATCTATTCGCTCGTAGTTGATAAAACCTTGCCCCTCGATTGGCATTTCTATCCATTTAGGGGCATTCGCTGCCCTCAACCACTGGTGAGTCTTTCCCTCGACGTCTATTCGTCCATCTCCTCCAAGTTTCGTACTACCATTAATGATGGATTGAAAAAGGCAAATGGGGTTCTCAAGACTCGGATCGTAAGTCTTGTTGCTAGGTCTAAACCAGCTAAAGCCTAATTCTTTAAGTCGCTGTTTTACTTTGATAATATCGTGGGGGAGATTTCTACCTCCTCGGCCGACACTGTCGTCTAGCACTAGCGTTATCGATCTCAAAACGGATTCACCCGTTCTGGAAGCAACGCTACTGGCACTCAGCGCACCATTCCTTTCCTCGACTATTGGAGTTAAGGTATAGTTGTTCCCAGAAACTAGGCTCGTTGATTCCAACCCCGTTGAGCGAGCTCTAATTTCTTTGACGAGCAATTGGGCGCTTCCCCGGCCAATCGTGCTCGGATATTTCTGGAAATGTCGCTTTTTAAATTTAGCCCAGGCTCGGCGTAAGCGTTGCCCGTCGGAATCAAGAACTTGCTTGGGCTCGAGAAGATTGACTTTTTGCAACCCTGCGCAGATAGCTGATAAAATCTCA belongs to Rubidibacter lacunae KORDI 51-2 and includes:
- a CDS encoding lysozyme family protein, with product MAKTDLPRVRQYLQRFYAIATKYEIPPAILAAIASRESRCGNVPPLTKAGYGDGGNGFGIMQVDRNYHKQAGLGGDPASEAHIDQAAKIYSDFRQNIISRFPKWSESNFLKGAAVAYNAGPDTVQTIRNMDKGSTGNDYGSDVIARAQFYADRMQSLGDCLKLDSGEDIELFSSNLLPKTNRDIEKILLTIEEPIKIVDCDDEILSAICAGLQKVNLLEPKQVLDSDGQRLRRAWAKFKKRHFQKYPSTIGRGSAQLLVKEIRARSTGLESTSLVSGNNYTLTPIVEERNGALSASSVASRTGESVLRSITLVLDDSVGRGGRNLPHDIIKVKQRLKELGFSWFRPSNKTYDPSLENPICLFQSIINGSTKLGGDGRIDVEGKTHQWLRAANAPKWIEMPIEGQGFINYERIDKSDDHDFGTSWLSETIVAAGLHYEQNHRRGNPSIAPIPINDVSLIHGGNTPDHYGHECGNACDIYLPRKGGGYSLPNWKNDQYDRDAARAILNALRAQPLVRKDRIFFNDSVLIKESLCTSELSHHHHIHFEIGVPDPTF